The following are encoded in a window of Phosphitispora fastidiosa genomic DNA:
- a CDS encoding ABC transporter permease, translating into MLRRKLWRDIRGNYGAYLAVISVSIIGLMLYVSMALILDSLKTSVDSYYSEHDFAEGFARVVRGPQGLVEDIRGIAGIDRVSGRIVSDVLVNKAAGEDNTTLRLVSFGGDKSDLNRFKLEDGKIPSGDSRELLVSPAFLAANELKIGDALPLIVSGTEVQFTITGTAISPEYVYEIPSGQTLTPDPTVFGVAFVPYNIAAQVLGMDGQINDLVFTLDRNISFTGIKRPVENILGNYGLTQLYPRKDQLSHSMLNQEIIGLEATVNTSPVIFLLVAASILYIMLRRMVEQQRGLIGILKAFGFTDREIITHYLGYAVFTGGLGGLGGGLLGTWLSYYFAIMYQQFYNIPGLSGRVSAKYIITATLLATAFSVVAGYQGCKGVLRLSPAEAMRPPAPKVGKKTLIERIGFLWNMLTTLSKMAVRNVFRSKQRSFLAVFGIAASFSLMVASGASFDAVYYLINFQYERVEKYDIKVGLKSYVDRTEAITGTSYLDGVISAEPMLEVPVTIANRWREKDTLITGLPQEASLYHLLTDEGKQVSLPDRGMVISTQMAKILDIKQGDTVTVKPFLGDREERQAVVRQVVPQYVGLGAYMDIDSLSSLLRAPPVASSVLLRVEEEKMSAVREELRTGKNVAAIHDKNKVKAQFEELMETSQASQYILLFFSFIMGFAIVYNVNIISLSEREREMASLMVLGMTEGEVSRILLFEQGFLGVAAIIAGVPLGYGMLYAIINASGSEIYNMPLIINPGSFIKALLGTLLFLLAAQWKMKGRVGKLSMLDVLKQQD; encoded by the coding sequence ATGCTGAGACGCAAACTATGGAGAGACATCAGGGGCAACTATGGAGCATATCTTGCAGTTATCAGTGTCTCCATCATCGGGCTGATGCTGTATGTATCTATGGCTCTGATATTGGACAGCCTCAAGACCAGTGTGGACAGTTATTACAGTGAACATGATTTTGCCGAGGGTTTTGCCCGGGTAGTCAGGGGGCCGCAAGGCCTTGTTGAGGATATTCGGGGTATTGCAGGAATTGACCGGGTCAGCGGCAGAATAGTCAGTGATGTGCTCGTCAATAAAGCGGCTGGGGAAGACAATACGACACTGCGCCTGGTTTCTTTTGGCGGGGACAAAAGTGATTTGAACAGGTTTAAACTGGAGGATGGCAAGATACCGTCTGGAGACAGCAGAGAACTTCTGGTATCACCTGCCTTTCTTGCGGCGAATGAACTTAAAATCGGGGATGCGCTGCCACTGATTGTTTCCGGAACGGAAGTCCAGTTTACTATTACCGGGACCGCTATCAGCCCGGAATATGTATATGAGATTCCCAGCGGGCAGACGCTTACACCTGACCCCACCGTTTTTGGGGTGGCTTTTGTGCCTTACAACATCGCTGCCCAGGTATTGGGTATGGATGGTCAGATAAATGACCTTGTTTTTACCCTTGACAGAAATATCAGTTTTACCGGTATCAAAAGGCCGGTGGAGAATATATTAGGGAATTACGGTCTGACCCAGTTGTACCCTCGCAAAGACCAACTGAGCCATTCTATGCTGAATCAGGAAATCATAGGCCTGGAGGCAACGGTAAACACCTCACCTGTGATCTTCCTTCTGGTGGCCGCCAGCATCCTTTATATCATGCTGAGACGGATGGTGGAACAACAGAGGGGGCTAATCGGTATCCTGAAGGCATTTGGCTTTACTGACAGGGAAATAATCACCCATTACCTCGGGTATGCTGTGTTTACTGGGGGACTTGGCGGGCTGGGGGGAGGTCTGCTGGGGACGTGGCTTTCATATTATTTCGCAATAATGTACCAGCAGTTTTATAATATTCCCGGCCTGTCGGGAAGAGTTTCAGCTAAGTACATTATTACAGCTACCTTACTGGCAACTGCCTTCAGCGTAGTGGCCGGTTACCAGGGATGCAAAGGGGTTCTCCGGCTGAGTCCGGCGGAGGCGATGCGGCCCCCGGCCCCCAAAGTAGGAAAAAAGACTCTCATCGAACGAATCGGATTTCTTTGGAATATGTTAACAACTCTGAGTAAAATGGCTGTCAGAAACGTTTTTCGCAGCAAACAGCGGAGCTTTTTGGCAGTGTTTGGCATAGCTGCCTCTTTTAGCCTTATGGTAGCTTCAGGGGCATCCTTTGATGCTGTCTACTATTTAATAAATTTTCAGTATGAGAGGGTGGAAAAATACGACATTAAGGTAGGCCTCAAGAGCTATGTGGACAGAACAGAGGCGATTACCGGAACCAGTTATCTCGATGGCGTTATCAGTGCCGAGCCAATGCTGGAAGTCCCAGTGACCATTGCCAACCGGTGGCGGGAAAAAGACACCCTTATCACCGGACTGCCGCAGGAGGCTTCCCTTTACCACCTCCTTACAGATGAGGGAAAACAGGTCAGCCTGCCGGACCGGGGTATGGTTATCTCAACACAGATGGCCAAGATTCTGGATATTAAGCAGGGTGATACGGTAACAGTCAAACCCTTCCTGGGTGACCGGGAGGAACGGCAGGCGGTCGTCAGGCAGGTTGTACCCCAGTATGTGGGTTTGGGGGCTTATATGGACATTGACTCTCTAAGCAGTCTGTTAAGGGCGCCTCCGGTGGCTTCATCGGTACTGCTCAGGGTTGAAGAGGAAAAGATGTCTGCGGTTCGTGAGGAACTCCGCACCGGGAAAAATGTTGCCGCAATCCATGATAAAAACAAGGTCAAGGCTCAATTTGAGGAGTTGATGGAGACTTCCCAGGCCTCACAGTATATTCTGTTATTCTTTTCCTTTATTATGGGGTTTGCCATCGTCTACAATGTCAATATCATCTCACTCTCGGAGCGGGAACGCGAAATGGCCAGCCTCATGGTGCTGGGCATGACTGAAGGGGAGGTTTCCCGGATTCTGCTGTTTGAACAGGGGTTTCTGGGTGTGGCTGCTATCATTGCGGGAGTACCGTTAGGTTATGGGATGCTTTATGCCATTATCAATGCATCGGGAAGCGAGATTTACAATATGCCTCTGATTATCAATCCCGGCAGCTTTATCAAGGCATTACTGGGTACCCTGCTGTTCTTGCTGGCTGCCCAGTGGAAAATGAAGGGGAGAGTCGGCAAGCTGTCGATGCTTGATGTTCTGAAACAGCAGGATTAG
- a CDS encoding ABC transporter ATP-binding protein: METVIQTRNLHKIFKTGEVSVHALKGLDLEVPEGQFVVILGPSGSGKSTLLNILGGMDTPTEGEFKYRGTPLQKMNKHELTMFRRKAVGFIFQFYNLMPNLTALENVALATELTDTPLDPGEVLAEIGLADREDHFPSQLSGGQQQRVAIARAIAKNPDILLCDEPTGALDYETGKQVLNYLQKINRERGKTLLVITHNAAIGKMADRVVNIRDGRIDRIEENSSPVTADEVSW, translated from the coding sequence ATGGAAACTGTAATTCAGACCAGAAATCTTCATAAGATATTTAAGACCGGGGAAGTATCTGTCCATGCCTTAAAGGGGCTAGACCTTGAAGTGCCTGAAGGGCAGTTCGTGGTTATCCTGGGGCCCAGCGGTTCCGGGAAAAGTACCCTGCTCAATATCCTTGGGGGCATGGATACCCCTACTGAGGGGGAATTTAAATACAGGGGAACTCCGCTGCAGAAGATGAATAAACATGAGCTGACGATGTTCAGGAGGAAGGCAGTGGGTTTTATCTTTCAATTCTATAACCTGATGCCAAACCTGACTGCCCTGGAAAATGTAGCTCTGGCTACAGAGCTTACCGATACGCCTCTGGACCCCGGTGAAGTGCTTGCGGAAATCGGGCTGGCTGACCGGGAGGACCATTTCCCTTCACAGCTTTCAGGAGGCCAGCAGCAGAGGGTTGCCATTGCCCGGGCTATTGCCAAGAACCCAGATATTTTGCTTTGTGATGAGCCAACCGGAGCCCTTGATTACGAGACCGGGAAACAGGTGCTCAATTACCTGCAGAAAATCAACCGGGAGCGGGGTAAAACACTTTTGGTAATTACCCACAATGCCGCCATCGGTAAAATGGCTGACCGGGTGGTTAATATAAGAGACGGCAGGATAGACCGGATTGAGGAAAACAGCAGTCCGGTTACAGCAGATGAGGTGAGCTGGTAA
- a CDS encoding TetR/AcrR family transcriptional regulator has translation MPKPTFFNLPEEKRKRILDMATDEFATHPYNKASLSNIVARAGIAKGSMYQYFNDKKDLYTYILDMAAQEKMSYMKRELDRKAGFFTTMERLVAAGTRFGLEHPQLGQVVANAIEAQGEALLHEMYSKGREMAIDFFEQMLKDGIDRGELRQDIDPRLMATLMHSLLGQGLTDYLLENLGVSMDEYMAEPELWQKMTPQRIQKAVAEVMKILRGGLEAQK, from the coding sequence GTGCCAAAACCAACCTTTTTTAATCTACCCGAAGAGAAGCGAAAGCGCATTCTCGATATGGCTACGGATGAATTTGCCACACACCCCTATAACAAGGCATCCCTGTCCAATATTGTGGCCCGGGCAGGGATTGCCAAGGGCAGTATGTACCAATATTTTAATGACAAAAAGGACCTGTACACATATATACTGGATATGGCTGCCCAAGAGAAGATGTCATATATGAAGCGGGAATTGGACCGGAAGGCCGGGTTTTTTACCACCATGGAACGGCTGGTGGCGGCAGGTACCCGTTTTGGTCTGGAACACCCGCAGCTGGGGCAGGTTGTTGCCAATGCCATTGAGGCGCAAGGAGAGGCGCTCCTGCATGAAATGTATTCCAAAGGCAGGGAAATGGCTATTGACTTTTTTGAACAGATGCTCAAAGACGGCATAGACAGGGGAGAACTCCGGCAGGACATAGACCCCAGGCTGATGGCAACTCTCATGCATTCCCTGCTGGGACAGGGGTTGACAGATTATCTGCTGGAAAATCTGGGGGTTTCTATGGATGAATACATGGCCGAGCCGGAGCTTTGGCAGAAAATGACACCTCAGCGGATACAAAAGGCTGTTGCAGAAGTGATGAAAATTTTGCGGGGCGGCCTTGAAGCCCAGAAATAA
- a CDS encoding glycogen/starch/alpha-glucan phosphorylase, translated as MFRDKETFKNAFLEKMQAVCGKCLDEATAFDKYMALGGMIRDYTSRKWVKTNARYLEEDAKQVYYFSLEFLLGRLLGSNLLNLGLTPVCREALDDLGIDLNELEDAEADAGLGNGGLGRLAACFLDSMASLGIPGHGCGIRYRYGFFEQRIVDGYQVELPDNWLRDGNVWELRKPDKAVEVRFYGAVREESSSERTVFVHENYQAVLAVPYDTPVIGYGNNTVNTLRLWSAEAVQTDFDFSSFSHGDYLQAVEYKYSVEAISQILYPDDNHYKGRELRLKQQYFFVSAGIQSIVRTFRKKNGSLKQLPEKVAIHVNDTHPVLAIPELMRILIDEEGIGWDEAWEITTGTISYTNHTILAEAMEKWPKDLFRNLLPRIYMIIHEINERFCRELWDRYPGDWDMISSMAIIADNHIKMAHLAVAGSCSINGVARIHTDILKRQEMKNFYIVYPHKFNNKTNGVTHRRWLMKANPELAGLITEAIGPGWIREPAELTGLLKYSADPSFREQAAGVKKRNKAVLAGMIRDKYSFDVDLDSIFDVQVKRLHAYKRQILNVLHIMDLYNRLLENPNLDMAPRTFIFGAKAAPSYYQAKTTIKLINTLAHIINNDRRVGDRIKVVFLENYRVSLAEMIFPAADVSEQISTAGKEASGTGNMKFMLNGAITIGTMDGANIEIYEKVGPENIFTFGLTAEEVMDYYRSGGYSSRDLYENDSRLRLTLDSLVNGFFPVPADEFRNIYNSLMVHNDEFFVLGDFAAYTAAQLNLDRAFRDKAKWLEMSINNIAYAGTFSSDRTILEYAKDIWGARQLSVE; from the coding sequence ATGTTTCGAGATAAAGAAACGTTTAAAAACGCTTTCCTGGAAAAAATGCAGGCTGTGTGCGGCAAATGTCTGGATGAGGCAACTGCCTTTGATAAATACATGGCTCTGGGCGGTATGATCAGGGACTATACAAGCAGAAAATGGGTCAAAACTAATGCCCGTTACCTGGAAGAGGATGCCAAGCAGGTATACTATTTTTCCCTGGAATTCCTGTTGGGCCGCCTGCTGGGGAGTAATCTCCTCAATCTCGGTTTGACTCCTGTCTGCAGGGAAGCCCTGGATGACCTGGGGATAGACCTGAATGAACTGGAAGATGCCGAAGCAGATGCCGGGCTGGGGAATGGCGGTTTGGGCAGGCTGGCTGCCTGTTTCCTTGATTCCATGGCTTCACTGGGTATACCTGGTCATGGTTGTGGTATCAGATACAGGTACGGATTTTTTGAGCAAAGGATTGTCGATGGATACCAGGTGGAGCTTCCTGACAACTGGCTGAGGGACGGTAATGTCTGGGAACTGCGCAAGCCTGATAAGGCTGTTGAAGTGAGGTTTTATGGCGCTGTCAGGGAAGAAAGCAGCAGTGAAAGGACTGTGTTTGTCCATGAAAACTATCAGGCGGTTTTGGCTGTGCCTTATGACACTCCGGTGATAGGTTATGGCAACAATACTGTGAACACATTGCGGCTGTGGAGCGCAGAGGCTGTGCAAACAGATTTTGATTTTTCCTCTTTCAGCCATGGGGATTATCTCCAGGCTGTGGAGTACAAGTACTCCGTTGAAGCTATTTCACAGATTCTTTATCCTGATGACAATCATTATAAGGGCAGGGAGCTTCGGCTGAAGCAGCAGTATTTCTTTGTTTCTGCAGGAATCCAGAGTATTGTCCGCACGTTTCGAAAAAAGAACGGTTCATTAAAGCAGCTGCCGGAAAAGGTTGCCATTCATGTAAATGATACGCACCCGGTGCTGGCAATTCCCGAACTGATGAGGATATTGATTGATGAGGAGGGCATCGGCTGGGACGAGGCCTGGGAGATTACCACTGGCACCATATCATATACCAACCACACCATTCTTGCTGAAGCCATGGAGAAATGGCCAAAAGACCTTTTCAGGAACCTGCTGCCAAGGATATATATGATTATTCATGAAATCAATGAAAGATTCTGCCGTGAGCTGTGGGACAGATATCCGGGAGATTGGGACATGATATCATCCATGGCAATAATTGCCGATAATCACATCAAAATGGCTCACCTGGCAGTTGCCGGAAGCTGTAGTATTAACGGTGTGGCCCGGATACATACCGACATTCTCAAGCGTCAGGAAATGAAGAATTTTTATATTGTTTACCCCCATAAGTTCAATAACAAGACAAACGGGGTTACCCACCGGAGGTGGCTGATGAAAGCTAACCCGGAACTGGCCGGTTTGATAACTGAGGCTATTGGACCTGGTTGGATTCGTGAACCCGCTGAACTTACCGGGCTTTTAAAATATTCTGCAGACCCGTCCTTTAGGGAGCAAGCTGCAGGTGTTAAGAAGCGGAACAAAGCAGTTCTGGCAGGAATGATAAGAGATAAATATTCATTTGATGTTGACCTGGATTCGATATTTGATGTCCAGGTTAAAAGACTGCATGCATATAAGAGGCAGATACTGAATGTGCTTCATATAATGGACCTTTATAACAGGCTTTTGGAAAACCCGAATCTGGATATGGCGCCAAGGACCTTTATTTTCGGAGCAAAAGCCGCGCCAAGTTACTATCAGGCTAAGACTACCATCAAGCTGATCAACACCCTGGCACATATCATCAACAATGACAGGCGTGTCGGGGACAGAATCAAGGTTGTTTTCCTGGAGAACTACCGGGTTTCCCTGGCAGAAATGATATTTCCGGCGGCAGATGTCAGTGAACAGATTTCAACTGCCGGAAAAGAAGCCAGCGGTACCGGAAACATGAAATTTATGCTCAACGGGGCAATTACTATAGGCACCATGGATGGCGCCAACATAGAGATTTATGAAAAAGTCGGTCCTGAAAACATTTTTACCTTTGGGCTTACTGCTGAAGAGGTTATGGACTATTATCGCAGCGGCGGTTACAGTTCACGTGACTTGTATGAAAATGACAGTCGATTAAGACTAACTCTTGACAGCCTTGTCAATGGTTTCTTTCCTGTCCCGGCTGACGAGTTTAGAAACATCTATAACTCATTGATGGTGCACAATGACGAGTTTTTTGTACTTGGGGATTTCGCGGCCTATACCGCAGCCCAGCTAAACCTGGACAGGGCCTTCCGGGATAAAGCGAAATGGTTGGAGATGAGTATAAACAATATTGCCTATGCAGGTACATTCTCCAGTGACCGGACTATTCTGGAGTATGCGAAGGACATTTGGGGAGCCAGACAGCTAAGCGTTGAATGA